A window of the Dongshaea marina genome harbors these coding sequences:
- a CDS encoding CBS domain-containing protein produces MESLRVGDFMNARTVTFEPDMSLQQAIDKFIQSKQYGGPVVDQYKHLLGWLSERDCIATILEESYHCEQTARVEDVMQKDVLTVSPDDSVLKLVEQQLEAKPKAYPVVEQGILRGVITRHEMMKALKVHMSACYKK; encoded by the coding sequence ATGGAATCACTGCGAGTTGGCGACTTTATGAATGCGCGTACAGTAACCTTTGAGCCGGATATGTCTTTGCAGCAGGCAATCGATAAATTTATCCAGAGCAAGCAGTACGGCGGCCCTGTGGTCGATCAGTATAAGCATCTGCTGGGCTGGTTGTCTGAGCGAGACTGTATTGCGACTATTCTTGAAGAGAGTTATCACTGTGAGCAAACCGCCAGGGTTGAAGATGTCATGCAAAAAGATGTCCTGACAGTCTCTCCTGATGACAGCGTCCTCAAGCTGGTGGAGCAACAACTTGAAGCCAAACCTAAGGCCTATCCGGTTGTGGAGCAGGGGATCCTCAGGGGAGTGATCACCCGTCATGAGATGATGAAAGCCCTTAAGGTTCACATGAGCGCCTGCTATAAGAAATAA